In Dehalococcoidia bacterium, the sequence GGCAAAGACAGGACCGTCGGTCACCCACGTGGTGAGGGGGGCGTCGGAAGATGGGAGCGAGAGCGGGGAGCGGGCGGCCGTCGAGGGCGGGAAGAGGGCGAGGACGAGGCTGGCGAGGAGGAGCACCAAGAGCGCGGCGGCAGAGCGCGTTTGGTGGGGCATCCGCTCTTCTCCCAATCGTGCGCGGTGGGAGATGCTGCGTTTCTTTGCAAAGGAGGACGATACAAAACACCGTATGTCAGTGTCAAGTGTGCTGTGGAGCGGAGTGCTAGGCGCCCTGATAGCGGGGTGGGCGGCGCTGGAGGAAGGCGGTCATGCCCTCGAGGCGGTCGGCGGTGGCGAAGAGGCGCACGTCGGCCTCCAGTTCGGCCATCAGGCCCCGGGGGAGGTCGGCGTCCTGAGTGATGCGGGCGGCACCGGCATTCCGCCGGCTTGCGTGCTGCGGGGCGGATGCGGGCGGGCTGAGGAGGGGCTCAGCCGAGGGACTGGCGCAGGTGGAGA encodes:
- a CDS encoding crotonase, which gives rise to STCASPSAEPLLSPPASAPQHASRRNAGAARITQDADLPRGLMAELEADVRLFATADRLEGMTAFLQRRPPRYQGA